In Toxoplasma gondii ME49 chromosome VIII, whole genome shotgun sequence, a single genomic region encodes these proteins:
- a CDS encoding hypothetical protein (encoded by transcript TGME49_268035~Predicted trans-membrane domain (TMHMM2.0):3434-3457): protein MRFAGEDSAHSVPSRLSSAEVSLSQLQHPSSRCLLLGARPGARTVDVTPRRTEAKRTCLKRRELESEETETEEIANRERGEREEIANGERGEIEKKEREEKEETEREEIASRERGEIEKKEREGTDGDGNGAREREQSHETERDTREEIDNEKSEGSETGETDLLSSQDEASADARLSEADRKRVEGHKLDREPDATEKRPDDDPRVVYQEPPCGERASRQGTERPSKEALTKHRETDDDKLSPEEGNGVKEKETATSQAQKERKGHSAGKGATDSKAGDSRAVEAKQAEKAKKPQNGGDERASVECGSPNVEQRQWLASEAGEREAERRREIEKVAESGRSAVCRPDAEPPRAAASAVTRWGEKIKSTETDREETSIQEEDGETPKSQEQAPKVGRREDVVTQVESGSKSEESREAECGEGERDGSLQEAERELGDNRTAPQRSRGEPSPENAAEETAGGAEQDSTGDRQCGNRELDCPKNTSETGNGNNTGGTTDTHRKPGETGSKARGDLPSSCDRHKILPLDGEAEESQHQTDSPRETVDSANAKPVFVNSLSCSPVPLRSSSSSALNPPRQSFQMNASSPEQECKVTLSSSPSASSPSASSPSASFPSASFPSASLSTPRLRSSLSFCVPSSTRPSSCPASQRLSSPPCSLSSLCVRRPPTGASLGASSIPASLTPFAACLLGAAQPPAEAQQLAPVCAPMQNRDVARPPSPPYSRILSQSPPAVASSGDAASSSAPEGLLGDKQETLNRGRKPQLPRGEMLDVGERGEERRRVSLAVGQESGACDPRIDALSGGQRKDSEQEKDAQVAEAPQHENDEPRSRGTAVDAAKGEETVQEEQRGLVCVGRQAIDPRSSSPDEAQRKQEEEPNNQTATEEKHEAEKNSEASAVLQEAEDVRSAGSGKRKAGREEDRETEGDERGGEAEISDVCEAPRDREGQISGVEQETPFACSSVDACLDTETADATAARDGETRDKAEELEKAMELADWIDKSQMEEGHGEEGREIVMPAPAASNLLCVRSPRDWAVEPRPTGRSIASFSSPCDATSVSSLQSVAAPLAPSLPSSSAFALSSSSSPAVASAFAFSFEPRRDACLSLCSSGTVGGAEVRGRPDIRARGGTGDPQADEAKEAEEAARAREERRTGASGEGQSPETVEVADAGRARSPGKRVCDARHDGAEDSGPRGEEVDSGDRVDEAVAEAEEAIKPDTELLCRSDSEHEESPVSGWEESWIPFQQAWRSSTKSSRPKPSKSFSSPRRPSRRLGPRLRRPSFARVPRALRSERRGRGEGSSRRGEGSSRRGEVPVSRAGSRVQRDDRDEGKLTGDEQRIEDSPVKTREEGRDTERGRHRDLTQAEEACRADAETESRGCEQELGAATRHLAENESMDRRADDEGSDRETDGDKREAQAEAETGRKRRDAGRESDEISEVPRGLDRQRDKEASKSGETPGRMADSKREEVLKAIQHTEGTSGLGEDRGKEGSARHSHPDEQLSRHREQKNAASGTRHPGRESRRETRETRGKNKCEDHPVAADETATQTAQRVAVPRDVVAPVKAAEELEWNPRENGKRRADKDETSTREQEWHRDRSSQRREAWETKESRHPSCASSRSLSAVGDSSEEDVRLLEEAFEQGEKHPHHEKQKHVKQDVEELRERVRHPAAVTSDAAAPLTKAETKTREQKETKMREEKKSDEEAQTLGKETGTGAERYETPHSASSGTAASLTSSDQRARPEPQVPVSRFSLASFLSFASWLARPKQSEGVRSPTLATLDEQPSAEQSEAREKRGEQSGNEDSEAIEAFLSASLHAETKSGVVQRRHSRRAAESRDSVVPLDRGRQARSYSEKRPPNALQGRGDNMQSLTKKAARCASREKQQEERGRNEIVATPFIDLPPLFSPPSFSLASLSSDSLAHPSSRGRRSHAVPRSPSLLVREAPSSSPPPPSRRSVLDKAVVSSSSASSGSSANSVSQASSFAASSVSALTAAEPPAASGLSDLLQLWIEEGEKLRREEAESLDQSAFEHSPTRAQTEADFLEACSRGGPHQTLRPISLAPVAADRRQRSVAFWPPASSFCLQSSWTLPPSSSSLRPVESDALNAFRQQMEDPRLLPSAPLPLSTPHVCGAVSISSFSPSHANTLDVSSPFPFLAASAPVAESKPRVVCFGKPSTASPHMNSELRGSAAPRLSRFPPDRLDRDLATREEERRRIVQRRRPDRTGTSESLCAPPSVYRGPENAPRSPPLPSQNVSPDVLHVVHASCLSPLLPTCSEAFFPLPLPFSPSPAPASPLLLPRRSESLQAPGLANSVVYPLDECPSVQVSPPSPFAWAAVETPLPGAPWISNASLDAQRNAEGNAPRVDGPCDAAFPPDALEVEAAFLSGFASGGEAKNLGSAMYVKSWKGKPRVHNAEARHADEERLGGEKRAPIILRRPPSVGEEERGDSGDRGASTCLPHTVKQREETRLGYRGFAADPFVLGEAEAQERGQGRERKEEMREKEQSRRRTGLGFTMSRSSAEAAQPRQQHLSAASSSRRPSSQEPQPRVGGDAPSAESRNSGHLGGEASGAVGDSQGGHLCFSRRDGGAKGTAGRPLRASKTSSERGKRRTKRRQTSAVQTEETGDDEPSDVALIFGSVVNSSRASSFADAAAHPCVSPVPQEGTGDSERAAQEQRKAEAGTEAKGWKTDASTQAHDGSSLRGDRSEGKGGRDEKVKCIQRSSDVPSSPTPLFSRAPASESLSCLSRRSQVSLPASSLASSFHPTASLHTSGRTEGKGSAPSPVMPAGESSGRALPSSLASSLSFPLSSLSSALSSPLPSSFSSSVSSSASGPPRVSVGVNAVSHRDVPLRRRTEEKKMNSVSRQWVLASSPQEQSWRGEATKGEGERRRGEKERESETGGRRGSMKSPTSPSEGASFSSPSLFSSSASVFPSSASLGEKRGAEKRKTHRARREKGEVREEGISVFGPTPEEIIQRQQKELQAKREKQGKRERKQSPQTAAAGASASGGCVEALQPHGGMRPEGIHASSTSSLSASHHSPPGRLFSAYSRLALEKEDEEYLFSLPILDDAMGPSSRVVRQKGETVRSRWRRFEMALDGQKEAWRSSSRRTGATAEALHAASASEEALKRRLGVLRAQGEEQRLRLDRLERQKSLLEKFEEERMERQAVLASLQEERRRDEEDARTAERQARQQRAEEKEKHPREATRGRPAKDRRPSRTRRLSASAIEVVAWLATETEEKVRSVSRRAASRVRKLRRGRDSDRSASASRPANRSPNAQHGNRGRISFQDPHLPEVHPTSDSALPARLPPHGILLSSPRPGSEFDWTRRTSTGERGQAHASRVNEVTYSYAEQRAVTASIADSKDAKVIREEELADTTSFEVYVHRSEAIESQHGCEATERGRAERSASAGRRGSGRVLRAGESGQNEDGEAASKQRRKRELLRQAATVASLTVATATVTVASAGASAVQSMRGKLRKRRERTEKEDSTRCS from the exons ATGCGATTTGCAGGAGAGGACTCTGCACACTCCGTCCCCTCCCGGCTGTCTTCGGCTGAAGTCTCCCTCTCACAGCTTCAGCACCCTTCGTCtaggtgtctccttctcggcgCGAGGCCCGGCGCCCGAACGGTTGATGTGACGCCCCGAAGGACAGAGGCCAAGAGAACTTGTTTAAAACGGAGGGAACTcgaaagtgaagaaacggagacagaagagatagcgaacagagagagaggagagagggaagagatagcgaacggagagagaggagagatagagaaaaaagagagagaagagaaagaagagacagagagggaagagatagcgagcagagagagaggagagatagagaaaaaagagagagaagggacaGATGGCGATGGGAATGGTgctagagagagagaacagagtcacgaaactgagagagacacgagagaagagatagatAACGAAAAGAGTGAAGGGAgcgagacaggggagacagatCTACTTTCTTCACAAGACGAAGCTTCGGCGGACGCCAGGCTTTCAGAAGCAGATCGCAAACGCGTGGAAGGACACAAGCTGGATCGAGAACCAGACGCAACTGAGAAGCGTCCAGACGACGACCCGCGAGTCGTCTACCAGGAGCCACCATGTGGGGAACGGGCCAGCCGCcaggggacagagagaccgTCTAAGGAAGCGCTTACCAAGCACCGAGAGACGGACGACGATAAACTGTCtccagaggaaggaaacggtgtcaaagagaaagaaacggcaACGTCACAGGcgcaaaaggagaggaaagggcaCAGCGCGGGGAAGGGTGCGACGGACTCGAAGGCAGGCGACAGTCGAGCGGTCGAAGCGAAGCAAgctgagaaggcgaagaagccgcagaacggtggagacgagagagcgagtGTAGAATGTGGATCCCCGAACGtggagcagagacagtggcTGGCAagcgaggcaggcgagagggaagcggagcggagacgagaaatCGAAAAGGTCGCGGAGAGTGGCAGAAGCGCAGTGTGTCGCCCCGACGCGGAGCCCCCCCGCGCTGCAGCCTCTGCTGTGACGAGGTGGGGAGAGAAGATCAAGTCGACCGAGACAGATCGAGAGGAGACCAGCATTcaagaagaggacggagagactcCGAAATCGCAAGAGCAGGCGCCCAAGgttggaagaagagaagatgtGGTAACGCAGGTAGAGTCTGGGagcaagagcgaggagagccgagaagcagagtgtggcgaaggggagagagacggaagtcTCCAGGAAGCCGAACGAGAGCTTGGAGACAATCGGACGGCACCTCAGCGAAGTCGAGGTGAACCGAGTCCCGAAAACGCtgctgaggagacagcaggaggTGCAGAACAGGACTCAACAGGCGACAGACAGTGCGGCAATCGGGAGCTAGATTGTCCAAAGAATACGTCTGAGACTGGAAACGGAAACAACACTGGAGGGACGACAGACACGCACAGAAAGCCTGGAGAAACGGGAAGCAAAGCGCGAGGAGACTTGCCCAGTAGCTGCGACAGGCACAAGATACTTCCTCTTGatggagaagcggaagaaagtCAGCATCAAACGGACAGTccaagagagacagtcgaCTCTGCGAATGCAAAGCCTGTGTTCGTAAACTCCTTGTCTTGTTCTCCGGTGCCCCTGCGCTCATCTTCCAGCTCTGCCTTAAATCCACCACGTCAATCGTTCCAGATGAACGCATCCTCTCCGGAACAGGAATGCAAAGTcactttgtcttcttccccttctgcttcttccccttctgcttcttccccttctgcttctttcccttctgcttctttcccttctgcttctctgtctactccgcgtcttcgttcttctctctctttctgtgttccATCGTCgactcgtccttcttcttgtccgGCGTCTcagcgcctttcttctcctccatgttctctctcctctctctgtgtccggCGTCCACCGACCGGAGCGTCTCTCGGTGCCTCGTCCATCCCTGCTTCTTTGACGCCCTTCGCTGCCTGCCTCCTCGGTGCGGCTCAACCTCCAGCGGAGGCACAACAGCTCGCGCCTGTCTGCGCTCCTATGCAGAACAGAGACGTCGCGCGCCCTCCGTCCCCCCCCTACTCGCGTATCCTCTCGCAGTCGCCACCTGCGGTCGCTTCCTCTGGAGacgctgcttcgtcttctgcaccGGAAGGCCTTCTGGGGGACAAGCAGGAGACGCTGAACCGCGGGAGGAAGCCTCAGCTCCCGAGAGGGGAGATGCTCGATgtcggcgagagaggcgaggagagaaggcgagtgTCGCTGGCTGTGGGGCAGGAGAGCGGCGCTTGCGATCCACGCATCGATGCACTTTCTGGGGGACAAAGAAAAGACTCTGAACAGGAGAAGGACGCCCAAGTAGCCGAGGCACCGCAGCACGAAAACGACGAGCCGCGCAGCCGGGGGACGGCTGTGGACGCAGCGAAGGGGGAGGAGACCGTCCAGGAAGAACAGCGGGGCTTGGTCTGCGTCGGGAGACAGGCCATCGACCCGCGATCATCGAGTCCGGATGAGGCtcaaagaaaacaggaagaagagccgaATAACCAGACTGCaactgaagagaaacacgagGCCGAGAAAAACTCAGAAGCGAGCGCAGTCTTgcaagaggcagaggacgtTCGATCCGCGGGGAGCGGCAAACGCAaagcaggcagagaggaagaccgcgagaccgaaggcgacgaacgaGGTGGGGAGGCGGAGATAAGTGACGTTTGTGAGGCTCCGAGAGATAGGGAAGGACAGATCTCAGGAGTTGAACAAGAGACGcccttcgcatgcagttccgtCGACGCATGCCTCGACACTGAAACAGCTGACGCGACGGCtgcgagagacggagagacccgcgacaaagcagaggagctggagaaggcTATGGAACTCGCAGACTGGATCGACAAATCGCAAATGGAAGAAGGACatggggaagaagggagagaaattGTGATGCCGGCGCCGGCAGCCAGCAACCTGCTGTGTGTCAGAAGTCCTCGGGATTGGGCTGTGGAGCCCAGACCGACGGGGCGAAGTatcgcctccttctcttcgccgtgTGACGCGACTTCCGTCTCGAGTTTGCAGTCTGTCGCCGCCCCCcttgctccttctctcccttcttcctccgccttcgctttgtcctcctcttcctctcccgctgtcgcctcggcgttcgctttttctttcgagCCCCGGCGAgacgcctgcctctctctgtgcagctCGGGAACGGTCGGAGGAGCAGAGGTCCGCGGTCGCCCGGACATCCGCGCGCGGGGGGGGACTGGCGATCCTCAGGCGGACGAGGCgaaagaggcggaagaggcggcgcgcgcgagggaagagcgaagaactgGGGCGAGTGGCGAGGGGCAGTCACCGGAGACCGTTGAAGTTGCAGACGCAGGACGCGCGAGGAGTCCAGGGAAGAGGGTATGCGACGCGCGTCATGACGGGGCAGAAGACTCCGGAcctcgaggagaagaagtcgatTCGGGAGACCGAGTAGACGAAGCTGTGGCTGAAGCTGAGGAAGCAATCAAGCCGGACACCGAACTGCTTTGCCGCAGCGATAGTGAACACGAAGAGAGCCCCGTTTCCGGATGGGAGGAGAGCTGGATCCCTTTTCAACAGGCCTGGCGAAGCTCCACAAAGAGCAGCAGACCGAAACCGTCGAagtccttctcgtctccaagAAGGCCGAGCCGTCGTCTGGGACCTCGCTTGCGCCGACCGTCTTTCGCGCGAGTGCCGAGGGCTCTCCggagcgagaggcgcgggagaggcgaagggagctcgagaagaggcgaagggagctcgagaagaggcgaagtcCCCGTGAGCCGCGCTGGAAGCAGAGTGCAgcgagacgacagagacgaagggaagCTCACAGGCGACGAGCAGCGAATAGAAGACTCCCCAGTCAAgacgcgcgaagaaggcagagacactgAAAGAGGCCGGCACCGAGACTTGACgcaagcagaggaagcatgCCGAGCGGacgcggagacggagagtcGAGGGTGTGAACAGGAGTTAGGCGCAGCGACGAGACATCTGGCCGAGAACGAAAGCATGGATCGAagagcagacgacgaaggaagtGACAGAGAGACCGATGGCGACAAACGAGAGGCACAGGCAGAGGCCGAGACCGGAAGGAAGCGGCGAGACGCAGGGCGAGAGTCCGACGAAATCAGCGAGGTACCCAGAGGTCTCGATCGACAGCGTGACAAGGAAGCATCGAAAtctggagagacgccagGTCGAATGGCGGATTCGAAACGGGAAGAGGTCCTCAAGGCGATACAGCACACAGAGGGCACCAGCGGCctcggagaagacagaggaaaggaaggtTCCGCTCGGCATTCGCACCCCGACGAACAGTTGtcaagacacagagaacagaaaaacgcagcgTCCGGAACGAGACATCcaggcagagagagtcgacgggagacgcgagagacgcgaggaaagaaTAAATGTGAAGATCATCCCGTCGCAGCAGACGAGACGGCGACCCAGACGGCGCAGCGGGTCGCCGTTCCACGGGATGTCGTCGCCCCGGTGAAGGCCGCCGAGGAACTCGAATGGAatccgagagagaacggaaaaAGACGCGCAGACAAAGATGAGACGTCGACGCGCGAGCAAGAGTGGCATCGGGACAGGAGCAGccaacggagagaagcatgGGAAACGAAGGAATCCAGACACCCCTCATGTGCGTCTTCGAGAAGTTTGTCGGCagtcggagacagcagcgaagaagatgTTCGCCTTCTGGAAGAGGCTTTCGAACAGGGCGAGAAGCATCCCCAtcacgagaagcagaaacatgTAAAACAGGACGTGGAAGAACTGCGCGAGCGAGTACGGCACCCCGCCGCGGTGACTTCCGACGCGGCGGCGCCTCTaacgaaggcggagacaaagacaagagaacagaaggagacaaagatgagggaggagaagaagagcgacgaggaagcacaGACTCtagggaaggagacaggcactGGAGCAGAGCGCTACGAGACCCCGCACAGCGCC AGTTCTGGAACTGCCGCGAGTCTCACCTCCTCTGATCAGCGCGCCAGGCCCGAGCCGCAAGTCcccgtctctcgcttctccctcgcttcgtttctctcgtttgcgTCGTGGCTTGCGCGGCCGAAACAGAGCGAGGGCGTTCGGTCTCCGACGCTTGCAACGCTCGACGAGCAGCCATCAGCTGAGCaaagcgaggcgagagagaagcgaggggagCAGAGTGGCaacgaagacagcgaagccaTCGAGGCCTTCCTGAGCGCCTCTCTGCACGCTGAGACAAAGTCTGGGGTTgtacagaggagacactcccGGAGAGCGGCGGAGTCGCGAGATAGCGTCGTTCCTCTCGATCGAGGACGGCAAGCAAGGAGCTACTCCGAAAAACGCCCGCCAAATGCCCTGCAAGGCAGAGGCGACAACATGCAAAGTctgacgaagaaagcagcgcGCTGCGCTTCTCGGGAGAAGCaacaagaagagcgaggaagaaacgaaatcGTGGCAACGCCTTTTATCGATCTCCCTCCGCTCTTCTCACCTCCCTCCTTTAGCCTAGCCTCCCTGTCTTCTGACTCTCTTGCTCACCCGTCCTCTCGCGGTCGCCGTTCTCATGCAGTCCCGAGATCTCCTTCCTTGCTCGTCCGCGAAGCCCCaagttcttctcctcccccgCCTTCCCGCCGCTCTGTTCTTGACAAGgccgtcgtctcctcttcatctgccTCGTCAGGCTCTTCCGCGAACTCTGTCTCGCAAGCTTCGAGttttgctgcttcttccgtgTCTGCGCTCACGGCGGCAGAACCTCCTGCTGCCTCGGGCCTGTCTGACCTGCTCCAGCTCTGGAtagaagaaggggagaagctcagacgcgaggaagcagaatcCCTCGATCAGTCGGCGTTCGAACACTCCCCCACAAGAGCGCAAACTGAGGCAGACTTCCTTGAAGCTTGCAGCCGCGGGGGGCCTCACCAGACTCTTAGGCCTATCTCCCTGGCGCCCGTGGCAGCGGATCGAAGGCAACGAAGCGTCGCTTTCTGGCCGCCTGcctcctcgttctgtctccaaAGCTCCTGGACtttgccgccttcttcttcgtctctacGTCCAGTTGAATCCGACGCACTGAATGCATTTCGCCAGCAAATGGAAGATCCGCGTTTGCTGCCTTCCGCGCCTTTACCACTCTCAACCCCGCATGTCTGCGGAGCCGTTTCtatttcttccttttcgccttctcacGCGAACACTCTGGATGTCTCCTCACCGTTTCCGTTTTTGGCCGCGAGCGCTCCGGTTGCAGAATCAAAGCCTcgcgtcgtctgcttcgGCAAGCCGTCGACTGCTTCTCCACACATGAACAGCGAGCTACGCGGGTCCGCagctcctcgcctctcccgcttccCTCCAGACAGACTCG ACAGAGACCTcgcgacgagagaagaggaacgccgGCGGATTGTGCAG CGCCGGAGGCCAGACCGAACTGGCACCAGCGAGAGTCTCTGCGCGCCTCCAAGCGTCTATCGAGGGCCAGAGAACGCTCCAcgttcgcctcctcttccctctcaaAATGTCTCACCGGATGTCCTCCACGTCGTCCAcgcctcttgtctctcgcctctcttgcCTACTTGCTCGGAAGCCTTCTTCCCACTTCCACTTCCGTTTTCCCCCTCTCCAGCCCCTGCGTCACCCTTGCTCCTGCCTCGTCGTTCGGAGTCATTGCAGGCTCCAGGACTAGCGAACAGCGTTGTTTACCCTCTGGACGAATGCCCAAGTGTTCAGGTTTCACCGCCGTCTCCGTTTGCCTGGGCCGCTGTAGAGACTCCCCTGCCTGGTGCCCCGTGGATCTCCAACGCCTCTCTGGACGCTCAGAGGAATGCTGAGGGAAATGCGCCGCGCGTTGATGGTCCTTGCGACGCAGCTTTTCCTCCAGATGCCCTTGAGGTGGAGgcggcttttctctccggctTCGCGTCGGGGGGTGAGGCCAAGAACCTAGGTTCCGCCATGTACGTCAAGAGCTGGAAAGGGAAACCACGCGTACACAACGCAGAGGCAAGgcacgcagacgaagagcgacttgggggcgagaaaagagcacCGATAATTCTTCGCCGGCCACCGAGTgtgggagaagaagaacgaggagataGTGGAGACCGCGGGGCGAGCACTTGCCTACCACATACGGTGAAACAACGCGAAGAGACGAGATTGGGTTACCGAGGCTTCGCGGCGGATCCTTTTGTTTTgggagaggcggaagcgcaggaaagaggacaagggcgagagagaaaagaagagatgagggagaaggaacagagccGGCGGCGAACGGGTCTCGGTTTTACCATGTCTCGCTCCAGCGCCGAGGCCGCACAGCCTCGACAACAGCATCTCTCCGCCGCGAGTTCGTCGCGAAGGCCTTCCTCTCAGGAGCCGCAGCCGAGGGTCGGCGGCGACGCTCCAAGCGCTGAGTCGAGAAACTCGGGGCACTTGGGAGGAGAGGCAAGCGGCGCGGTTGGAGACTCACAGGGAGGTCATCTGTGTTTCTCACGTCGAGACGGGGGAGCTAAAG GGACAGCTGGGCGGCCGCTGCGCGCCTCGAAGACCAGCAGCGAACGAGGGAAAAGACGAAccaagagaagacagacttCCGCAGTTCAGACGGAAGAGACTGGAGACGACGAGCCGTCGGATGTAGCGTTGATTTTCGGGTCGGTCGTCAactcttctcgcgcctcgtcGTTTGCGGACGCCGCCGCTCACCCATGCGTTTCGCCTGTTCCCCAAGAGGGGACGGGAGACTCTGAGCGCGCAGCccaagagcagagaaaggcagaagccgGAACAGAAGCGAAAGGGTGGAAAACGGACGCTTCCACGCAGGCGCACGACGGCAGCAGCCTCCGGGGAGACCGGAGCGAGGGGAAAGGAGGTCGTGACGAAAAGGTAAAATGCATACAGCGCTCGAGCGatgtgccttcttcgcccactccgctcttctcgagGGCACCTGCCTCCGAGTCGCTGAGCTGCCTCTCGAGACGCAGCCAGGTCTCGCTGCCCGCTTCAAGTTTGGCTTCCAGCTTTCACCCGACTGCGTCCTTGCATACATCTGGAAGGACTGAGGGGAAGGGAAgcgctccgtcgcctgtcATGCCCGCAGGCGAGAGCAGCGGCCGAGCTCTTCCGTCTTCGCTCGCctcgtcgctttccttccccctttcttcgctctcgtctgcgctctcttctcccctgccttcttccttctcttcttctgtctcttcctccgcctccggaccgcctcgcgtctctgtgggCGTCAACGCCGTGAGCCACAGAGACGTTCCGCTGAGGCGGcgaacggaagagaagaagatgaacaGTGTGTCGAGACAGTGGGTGCTGGCGTCTTCTCCACAGGAGCAGTCGTGGCGCGGCGAGGCGAcgaaaggcgagggagagaggcgaagaggagagaaggagagggagagcgagacgggAGGCCGGCGAGGGAGCATGAAGTCACCCACCTCTCCTTCAGAGGgcgcctcgttctcttcgccttccctcttctccagttctgcctcggtttttccttcgtcggCCAGCCTAGGTGAGAAGCGAGGTgcggaaaagaggaagacacacCGGGCTCGGCGCGAGAAGGGtgaggtgagagaagaaggcatATCGGTGTTCGGACCCACTCCGGAGGAGATCatccagagacagcagaaggaACTTCAggcaaagcgagagaaacagggaaagCGAGAACGCAAACAAAGTCCGCAAACTGCTGCGGCCGGCGCATCAGCGTCGGGGGGGTGCGTCGAGGCTCTGCAACCTCATGGTGGCATGCGGCCAGAAGGGATCCACGCTTCCTCCACGAGTTCGCTTTCTGCATCTCATCACTCCCCACCCGGAAGGTTATTCTCTGCATACTCCCGCCTGGCTcttgagaaggaagacgaagaatacctcttctctcttcctatCCTCGATGATGCTATGGGACCGTCTTCGCGAGTCGTgcggcagaaaggagagacggtACGAAGCAGATGGAGAAGGTTTGAGATGGCGCTCGACGGCCAGAAAGAAGCATGgcgttcctcctctcgccgcACTGGGGCGACAGCGGaagctctgcatgcagcgagcgCTAGCGAAGAAGCGCTGAAAAGGCGGCTTGGTGTCCTTCGTGCTCAGGGGGAGGAGCAGCGGCTCCGGCTGGAcagactggagagacagaagtcgCTGCTGGAGAAGttcgaagaggaaagaatggagaggcaggcagtgctcgcgagtctccaggaagagcgacgaagggacgaagaagacgctcgGACTGCGGAGCGCCAGgcgcgacagcagagagcggaagaaaaggaaaaacatcctagagaagcgacgcgagGAAGGCCAGCTAAAGACAGACGGCCGAGCCGCACACGACGCCTGAGTGCAAGCGCCATAGAGGTTGTCGCTTGGCTTGCcaccgagacagaggaaaaggtCCGGAGTGTCTCAAGACGAGCCGCGAGTCGCGTCAGGAAACtcagacgagggagagattCGGAtcgctctgcgtctgcgtctcgacCTGCAAATCGCTCTCCAAATGCGCAACACGGCAACCGGGGACGCATCTCCTTCCAGGATCCACATCTGCCGGAAGTACACCCGACGAGCGACTCGGCCTTGCCCGCGCGGCTGCCGCCTCACggcattcttctctcttctccccggcCCGGAAGTGAGTTTGATTGGACGCGAAGAACCTCGACGGGAGAGCGAGggcaggcgcatgcatctaGGGTAAATGAAGTCACGTATTCATATGCGGAACAAAGAGCAGTGACCGCGTCAATCGCGGACTCAAAAGACGCGAAAGTGattcgagaggaagaactcgCCGACACCACTAGTTTCGAGGTATACGTCCACCGCTCTGAGGCTATCGAAAGTCAGCATGGGTGCGAGGCGACAGAACGGGGACGAGCAGAACGAAGCGCATCtgcaggaaggagaggcagcgggaGAGTCTTGCGTGCAGGAGAAAGTGGACAGAATGAGGATGGGGAAGCCGCGAGTAAGCAAAGGCGAAAACGCGAACTTCTTCGCCAGGCAGCCACAGTCGCGAGCCTCACTGTGGCGACGGCCACTGTGACAGTGGCTTCTGCTGGCGCGTCTGCTGTTCAATCGATGAGGGGAAAACTGCGCaaacggcgagaaagaaccgagaaagaagactctACACGTTGCTCGTGA